A single region of the bacterium genome encodes:
- a CDS encoding alpha/beta hydrolase, producing the protein MAMRELDVPVERCTYPGSEGLTLVGDAFGDAANPPALLFHGGGQTRHSWAGTAVRLAQAGWYAVSVDLRGHGESGWDPEGAYRSTGFRDDVIEVARSFDQPALIGASLGGISSLLAVHEAGNALARALVLVDIATRMEQSGADRIMNFMKDGLEGFDTLEDVADAVAAYNPHRPRPKDVSGLEKNLRKGDDGRWHWHWDPAFMSPSSDGDGKLVSQQFLDAAAASLTLPTLLVRGKMSDLLSEEGAKTFLEQVPHAEFADVSGAGHMVAGDKNDAFSDAVLAFLARTLRQ; encoded by the coding sequence ATGGCCATGAGAGAGCTCGACGTACCGGTCGAGCGATGCACGTATCCCGGTAGCGAGGGGCTCACCCTCGTCGGCGACGCGTTCGGCGACGCCGCGAACCCGCCGGCCCTGCTCTTCCACGGCGGCGGACAGACACGCCATTCCTGGGCCGGCACGGCCGTGCGACTCGCCCAGGCGGGCTGGTACGCCGTCTCTGTCGACCTCCGCGGACACGGCGAGAGCGGGTGGGACCCCGAAGGCGCCTACCGCTCGACGGGATTTCGCGACGACGTGATCGAGGTGGCCCGAAGCTTCGATCAGCCCGCGCTGATCGGCGCCTCCCTCGGTGGGATCTCCTCGCTCCTCGCGGTCCACGAGGCCGGCAACGCGCTGGCGCGTGCGTTGGTGCTCGTCGACATCGCGACCCGCATGGAGCAGAGCGGTGCCGACCGCATCATGAACTTCATGAAGGACGGCCTCGAAGGCTTCGACACCCTGGAAGACGTCGCCGATGCGGTCGCCGCCTACAACCCGCACCGCCCGCGCCCCAAGGACGTCTCCGGCCTCGAGAAGAACCTTCGCAAGGGCGACGACGGTCGTTGGCACTGGCACTGGGACCCGGCCTTCATGAGTCCGAGCAGCGACGGCGACGGCAAGCTCGTCAGCCAGCAGTTCCTCGACGCAGCCGCAGCGAGTCTGACCCTCCCGACCCTGCTCGTCCGCGGAAAGATGTCCGACCTCCTCTCCGAAGAAGGCGCGAAGACCTTCCTCGAACAGGTCCCCCACGCCGAGTTCGCCGACGTCTCGGGCGCCGGCCACATGGTCGCCGGCGACAAGAACGACGCCTTCAGCGACGCCGTCCTGGCCTTCCTCGCAAGGACGCTCCGCCAATGA
- a CDS encoding SDR family oxidoreductase — MNGKTCIVTGGTSGIGEASALALAEQGADLAIVCRSEERGRATRDRIEAATGRDCVRLFYADLQRLDDVRRVAAELDSALGRIDVLLNNAAVTMLRREETADGHEMTFGVNHLAPFLLTHDLLPRIVETPGARIVNVASGAHKFAAFDLEDLQSERSYSAMRVYGASKLCNMLFTTELARRLDGRDVGVWSLHPGAVSTRLGANNGGIAKLLLPFLSLFFKTPAQGARTSVFLCSEPEVGAPNGSYFIDERPAKTSALARDEDTARRLWAESERLVGLDVGAPWY, encoded by the coding sequence ATGAACGGCAAGACCTGCATCGTGACCGGCGGCACCTCCGGAATCGGCGAAGCCTCCGCCCTCGCCCTGGCCGAGCAGGGGGCGGACCTCGCGATCGTGTGTCGATCCGAGGAGCGCGGACGCGCCACCCGGGACCGGATCGAGGCGGCGACCGGCCGGGACTGCGTTCGGCTCTTCTACGCGGACCTCCAGCGCCTCGACGACGTGCGCCGCGTCGCCGCGGAGCTCGACTCTGCCCTCGGCCGGATCGACGTCCTGCTGAACAACGCGGCGGTCACGATGCTCCGGCGCGAGGAGACGGCGGACGGACACGAGATGACCTTCGGCGTCAACCATCTCGCGCCCTTCCTGCTGACCCACGACCTGCTCCCGCGGATCGTCGAGACGCCGGGCGCCCGGATCGTGAACGTCGCCTCCGGCGCACACAAGTTCGCGGCCTTCGACCTCGAGGATCTGCAGAGCGAGCGGAGCTACTCGGCGATGCGCGTCTACGGCGCCTCGAAGCTCTGCAACATGCTCTTCACGACCGAGCTGGCCCGGCGCCTCGACGGACGCGACGTGGGCGTCTGGTCGCTCCACCCCGGCGCGGTCTCGACGCGCCTCGGGGCGAACAACGGCGGGATCGCCAAGCTCCTGCTCCCCTTCCTCTCGCTCTTCTTCAAGACGCCTGCTCAGGGGGCCCGCACGTCGGTTTTCCTCTGTTCGGAGCCCGAGGTCGGCGCGCCGAACGGCAGCTATTTCATCGACGAACGTCCCGCGAAGACCTCCGCACTCGCACGAGACGAAGATACGGCCCGACGTCTCTGGGCCGAGAGCGAACGCCTCGTCGGTCTCGACGTCGGCGCCCCCTGGTACTGA
- a CDS encoding EAL domain-containing protein — protein MASTLDSDRPTQRPSGTTPSGDALDVSLRFAEFGERFEAAGAVGLVVVGAPMIAEVERRHGEEARVRCLDALHARVQEVAEERLRTDFAVCLAEPGYDEIMVLLFRREGSAGFFRTEMPGFRQELERALQSDGQQVFYPYQRGGVRLPTGIAVELRNPQFGLATQLRRLIDEARRDCAFAVEAQRREVRHDLLETILDHRIYSVYEPIVEVESRTVYGYEALARGAEGSRFHSPVALFGAAEEHGLVFELDCVCRESGLRGAVDFPAGTKLFLNIRPTTIHDPNFREDRLIETLQKRQLAPTDVVFEISEQESIRSFAAFKEMRDYYRSLGFQFALDDTGAGYAGLEELLEVEPDYIKIDRAMVSGVDQDPARQDVLSAVLQLADKMGAQVIGEGLDTLEELEMLGRLGIRFGQGWLFGHPTPLRAAD, from the coding sequence ATGGCTTCGACTCTGGACTCCGACCGACCGACACAGCGACCGAGCGGCACGACCCCCTCCGGTGACGCCCTCGACGTGAGCCTCCGCTTCGCCGAGTTCGGCGAGCGATTCGAGGCTGCGGGGGCCGTCGGCCTCGTCGTCGTCGGCGCACCGATGATCGCGGAGGTCGAGCGTCGCCACGGGGAGGAGGCGCGGGTGCGCTGCCTCGATGCACTCCACGCGCGCGTCCAGGAGGTCGCCGAAGAACGCCTGCGGACCGACTTCGCGGTCTGTCTCGCCGAGCCCGGCTACGACGAGATCATGGTCCTGCTCTTTCGCAGGGAGGGCAGCGCCGGCTTCTTCCGGACCGAAATGCCCGGATTCCGTCAGGAGCTCGAGCGCGCACTGCAGTCCGACGGCCAGCAGGTCTTCTATCCGTACCAGCGGGGCGGCGTGCGCTTGCCGACCGGCATCGCGGTCGAGCTGCGGAATCCCCAGTTCGGCCTCGCGACCCAGCTGCGTCGGCTGATCGACGAGGCCCGACGTGACTGCGCGTTCGCCGTCGAAGCCCAGCGTCGCGAGGTGCGTCACGATCTTCTCGAGACGATCCTCGACCACCGCATCTACTCCGTCTACGAACCGATCGTCGAGGTCGAGTCGCGGACGGTCTACGGCTACGAGGCTCTCGCGCGCGGCGCCGAGGGCTCTCGGTTCCACTCGCCCGTGGCGCTCTTCGGCGCGGCGGAGGAGCACGGCCTCGTCTTCGAGCTCGACTGCGTCTGTCGCGAGAGCGGGTTGCGCGGTGCCGTCGACTTCCCGGCGGGCACCAAGCTCTTCCTGAACATCCGCCCGACCACGATCCACGATCCGAACTTCCGTGAGGATCGGTTGATCGAGACGCTCCAGAAGCGACAGCTCGCCCCGACCGACGTCGTTTTCGAGATCTCCGAGCAGGAATCGATCCGCAGCTTCGCGGCGTTCAAGGAGATGCGCGACTACTACCGCAGCCTCGGCTTCCAGTTCGCCCTCGACGATACGGGCGCCGGCTACGCGGGACTCGAGGAGCTCCTCGAGGTGGAGCCCGACTACATCAAGATCGATCGCGCGATGGTCTCCGGTGTCGACCAGGACCCGGCGCGTCAGGACGTGCTCTCCGCCGTCCTCCAGCTCGCGGACAAGATGGGCGCCCAGGTGATCGGCGAGGGCCTCGACACGCTGGAAGAGCTCGAGATGCTCGGGCGCCTCGGGATCCGTTTCGGTCAGGGCTGGCTCTTCGGACATCCGACGCCGCTCCGCGCGGCGGACTAG
- a CDS encoding alpha/beta fold hydrolase, whose protein sequence is MPEHDPSQRGPHPVGVIQTRIASTDDPIDPRRVLPTEIWYPARAGVRERDDGVHPLGLPHRATTDLTPLADAALPLVVFSHGNSGLRQQSTFLMTHLASHGFVVAAPDHVGNTFDEMLALETEEQRKEVHLRARSQRPSDIARVIAALVDDRIEADRRPAIDPDRIGVAGHSYGGWTALKVPARDPRVRSVCCLAPVAEPFVGRRAFDEGELPLPTDVATLVLAAEDDVLVDRRETIEPLFARLGDHARIDWLDRADHFHFCDGVEFLHKVHENTPRPNLPRPPRPVAELRREAETHAWLNERVARFFYGSLAGDRAATKSGDAAA, encoded by the coding sequence ATGCCCGAGCACGACCCGAGCCAACGTGGCCCGCACCCCGTCGGCGTGATCCAGACCCGGATCGCCTCGACCGACGATCCGATCGATCCTCGGCGCGTGCTCCCGACCGAGATCTGGTATCCCGCACGGGCCGGCGTGCGTGAACGCGACGACGGCGTGCATCCGCTCGGACTGCCCCACCGCGCAACGACGGACCTCACCCCGCTCGCCGACGCGGCGCTCCCCCTCGTGGTCTTCTCCCACGGCAACTCCGGTCTCCGGCAGCAGTCGACGTTCCTGATGACCCACCTCGCGAGCCACGGCTTCGTCGTCGCCGCTCCGGATCACGTGGGCAACACCTTCGACGAGATGCTCGCGCTCGAGACCGAAGAGCAGCGCAAGGAGGTCCACCTCCGCGCGCGCAGCCAGCGTCCGAGCGACATCGCCCGCGTGATCGCAGCCCTCGTCGACGACCGGATCGAGGCCGACCGACGGCCCGCGATCGATCCGGACCGGATCGGTGTCGCCGGCCACTCCTACGGTGGGTGGACGGCCCTCAAGGTCCCCGCCCGAGACCCACGTGTACGCAGCGTGTGCTGTCTCGCGCCGGTGGCCGAGCCCTTCGTGGGCCGACGCGCCTTCGACGAGGGCGAGCTGCCGCTCCCGACCGACGTCGCGACGCTCGTGCTCGCCGCTGAGGACGACGTCCTGGTCGATCGTCGCGAGACGATCGAGCCTCTCTTTGCGCGCCTCGGAGACCATGCCCGGATCGACTGGCTCGACCGGGCGGACCACTTCCATTTCTGCGACGGCGTCGAGTTCCTCCACAAGGTCCACGAGAACACGCCGCGCCCCAACCTGCCGCGGCCACCGCGCCCGGTCGCGGAGCTTCGCCGCGAGGCGGAGACCCACGCGTGGCTGAACGAGCGGGTCGCGCGCTTCTTCTACGGGTCGCTCGCGGGCGACCGCGCCGCGACGAAGTCGGGAGACGCAGCAGCATGA